A DNA window from Pseudomonas resinovorans NBRC 106553 contains the following coding sequences:
- a CDS encoding nitroreductase family protein translates to MSDAVRAYHALSKHHPERFAPGPGQLDWATQPAPFRRYAGARLLELWQRPLEETPPYDLVFAGPLGQPAPLNRESLSQLLYDSLAISAWKEAGASKWALRVNPSSGNLHPTEAYLLLPPGLEESGLLAHYAPDAHALEIRAELPGPLAAQLAAALPPGGFLLGLASVPWREAWKYGERAYRYCQHDLGHALAALAVAASALGWQVRVLGGVAQERLDGVLGLDRPGFVEGEYADALLWVGPAQAREFSLDPTLLDGLAALELHGSPNRLSRQQRHWPELERVHGLCRAPRQPLAEWPLIEAAARVDNPGLPLRPLLHRRRSAQSMDGRSGIQAELLLAWLRRLMPEHSPVPFASLGTPQVDLLLFVHRVQGLEPGLYWLARGAVAETELAEGLRQDFLWQRASDELPLYRLLQGDARGLAGFLSCGQDIAADGCVALAMLARFDAALEQGAWHYPRLYWECGQIGQVLYLEAEAAGLSGTGIGCYFDDSVHELLEMADSRWQSLYHFTIGRALWDERLTTLPAYPELRRPPRP, encoded by the coding sequence ATGAGCGACGCCGTGCGCGCCTACCACGCACTCAGCAAGCACCACCCCGAGCGCTTCGCCCCCGGCCCCGGCCAACTGGACTGGGCCACCCAGCCGGCGCCCTTCCGCCGTTACGCCGGGGCGCGCCTGCTGGAGCTGTGGCAGCGCCCGCTGGAAGAGACGCCGCCCTACGACCTGGTGTTCGCCGGCCCCCTGGGCCAACCGGCGCCACTGAATCGCGAAAGCCTGTCGCAACTGCTCTACGACAGCCTGGCCATTTCCGCCTGGAAGGAGGCCGGTGCCAGCAAATGGGCGCTGCGGGTCAACCCGTCCTCGGGCAACCTGCATCCCACCGAGGCCTACCTGCTGCTGCCGCCAGGGTTGGAGGAAAGCGGGCTGCTGGCCCACTACGCACCGGACGCGCATGCCCTGGAGATCCGTGCGGAACTGCCGGGGCCCCTGGCCGCGCAATTGGCCGCGGCGCTGCCGCCGGGCGGTTTCCTGCTGGGCCTGGCCAGCGTGCCCTGGCGTGAAGCCTGGAAGTACGGCGAGCGTGCCTACCGCTACTGCCAGCACGACCTGGGGCATGCCCTGGCGGCGTTGGCCGTGGCCGCCAGCGCCCTGGGCTGGCAGGTGCGGGTGCTGGGCGGGGTCGCGCAAGAGCGGCTCGACGGCGTGCTGGGGCTGGACCGCCCCGGTTTCGTCGAGGGCGAATACGCCGATGCGCTGTTGTGGGTCGGCCCGGCCCAGGCGCGGGAATTCAGCCTCGACCCGACCCTGCTCGACGGCCTCGCCGCACTGGAATTGCACGGCAGCCCCAATCGCCTGTCCCGCCAGCAGCGCCACTGGCCCGAGCTGGAGCGCGTCCATGGCCTGTGCCGCGCGCCGCGCCAGCCGCTGGCCGAGTGGCCGCTGATCGAGGCCGCTGCGCGTGTGGATAACCCCGGCCTGCCCCTGCGCCCGCTGCTGCACCGGCGGCGCAGCGCCCAGTCCATGGACGGCCGCAGCGGTATCCAGGCCGAACTGCTGCTGGCCTGGCTAAGGCGCCTGATGCCGGAGCATTCGCCGGTGCCCTTCGCCAGCCTCGGTACACCCCAGGTGGATCTGTTGCTGTTCGTTCACCGCGTTCAGGGCCTGGAGCCTGGTCTCTACTGGCTGGCCCGTGGCGCCGTGGCCGAGACCGAACTGGCCGAGGGCCTGCGCCAGGACTTCCTCTGGCAGCGGGCCAGCGACGAGCTGCCGCTGTACCGCCTGTTGCAAGGCGACGCCCGTGGCCTGGCGGGCTTTCTTTCCTGCGGCCAGGACATCGCCGCCGATGGCTGCGTCGCCCTGGCCATGCTTGCGCGCTTCGACGCCGCCCTGGAACAGGGCGCCTGGCACTACCCACGGCTGTACTGGGAGTGCGGGCAGATCGGCCAGGTGCTCTATCTGGAAGCCGAGGCCGCCGGTCTTTCCGGCACCGGGATAGGTTGCTACTTCGACGATTCGGTACATGAATTGCTTGAAATGGCCGACAGCCGTTGGCAAAGCCTTTACCATTTCACCATCGGCCGCGCGCTGTGGGACGAGCGCCTGACGACGCTGCCGGCCTATCCAGAATTACGACGACCGCCCCGGCCATGA
- the tesB gene encoding acyl-CoA thioesterase II has protein sequence MTQVLDELVALLSLESIEENLFRGVSQDLGFRQLFGGQVLGQSLSAASQTVEPERHVHSLHGYFLRPGDATLPVVYSVERVRDGGSFSTRRVTAIQKGQQIFTCSASFQQDEEGFEHQIAMPQVPGPENLPSELELARQNAHLLSERVRDKFLCAKPIEIRPVTAENPFDPRPGEPIKHIWFRADGGLPDVRALHKYVLAYASDFGLLTTSMLPHGVSVWQKFMQVASLDHALWFHRDLRADDWLLYSMDSPWSGNGRGFSRGSIFNRAGQLVASVAQEGLTRLREDWR, from the coding sequence ATGACCCAGGTGCTCGACGAATTGGTCGCGCTGCTGAGCCTCGAATCCATCGAAGAGAATCTGTTCCGGGGCGTCAGCCAGGACCTGGGGTTCCGCCAGCTGTTCGGCGGCCAGGTACTCGGCCAGTCGCTCTCCGCCGCCAGCCAGACGGTGGAGCCCGAGCGTCATGTGCACTCCCTGCACGGCTACTTCCTGCGTCCCGGTGACGCCACCCTGCCGGTGGTCTACTCGGTGGAGCGGGTGCGCGATGGCGGCAGCTTCAGCACCCGCCGGGTCACCGCGATCCAGAAGGGCCAGCAGATCTTCACCTGCAGCGCGTCCTTCCAGCAGGACGAGGAAGGCTTCGAGCACCAGATCGCCATGCCCCAGGTGCCGGGGCCGGAGAACCTGCCCAGCGAACTGGAGCTTGCCCGGCAGAACGCGCACCTGCTCTCCGAGCGGGTGCGCGACAAGTTCCTCTGCGCCAAGCCCATCGAGATCCGCCCGGTCACTGCGGAAAACCCCTTCGACCCGCGCCCGGGCGAGCCGATCAAGCACATCTGGTTCCGCGCCGACGGCGGCCTGCCGGACGTGCGCGCCCTGCACAAGTACGTGCTGGCCTACGCCTCGGACTTCGGTCTGCTGACGACCTCGATGCTCCCCCACGGCGTGTCGGTGTGGCAGAAGTTCATGCAGGTGGCCAGTCTCGACCACGCCCTGTGGTTCCACCGCGACCTGCGCGCGGACGACTGGCTGCTCTACTCCATGGACAGTCCCTGGTCCGGCAATGGCCGTGGCTTCTCCCGTGGCAGCATCTTCAACCGCGCCGGCCAACTGGTGGCCTCGGTGGCCCAGGAAGGCCTGACCCGCCTGCGTGAAGACTGGCGCTGA
- a CDS encoding spore coat U domain-containing protein: MKSMRWLLPALLLLSQVPQAQAAGTLQGNLGIQLTIGAGCTVNNSSNDGSSNSFGSISFGTYPSLANIVDGQSVGAGAGSSFGIQCANNTAYTIALNSGLAPSGNQRRMSGGSSEFVSYNLYQDAARSTPWGNGSNGATAYSGTGNGSNQDIVVYGRVPAQTTPSAGTYTDTVLVTVTW, translated from the coding sequence ATGAAAAGCATGCGCTGGCTGCTTCCCGCCCTGTTGTTGCTGTCCCAGGTGCCCCAGGCACAGGCCGCAGGAACCCTGCAGGGGAACCTGGGCATCCAGCTCACCATCGGTGCCGGCTGCACGGTGAACAACAGCTCCAACGATGGCAGCAGCAACAGCTTCGGCAGCATCAGCTTCGGTACCTACCCGAGCCTGGCCAACATAGTCGACGGCCAATCCGTGGGTGCCGGCGCCGGCAGCTCGTTCGGCATCCAGTGCGCCAACAACACCGCCTACACCATCGCCCTCAACAGCGGCCTGGCGCCCAGCGGAAACCAGCGTCGGATGAGTGGCGGCAGCAGCGAATTCGTCAGCTACAACCTCTACCAGGATGCCGCCCGCAGCACGCCCTGGGGCAACGGCAGCAACGGCGCCACCGCCTATTCGGGCACCGGCAACGGCAGCAACCAGGACATAGTGGTCTACGGCCGCGTGCCAGCGCAGACCACGCCCTCGGCGGGCACCTACACCGACACGGTGCTGGTGACCGTCACCTGGTAG
- a CDS encoding spore coat U domain-containing protein, which produces MTWLRQSRGSGLALMVLMTAPACGFAATKSATIGFSAEVLPACSIGGTAPGNQGQFGTLDFGSHFSLSSVINLASTVGNGSLRVNCLTGTPYRVLMSGGGSNNVNARRMTGPGSAQVAYNLYTSSSYLSVWDNSVGVTGVGNGSDQHLAVYGRVPAQATPAPGVYSDTVVVTVSW; this is translated from the coding sequence ATGACGTGGCTACGCCAGAGCAGAGGGAGCGGGCTGGCGCTGATGGTACTGATGACCGCCCCAGCCTGCGGTTTCGCCGCCACCAAGAGCGCCACCATCGGCTTCTCCGCCGAGGTGCTGCCCGCCTGCAGCATCGGCGGCACGGCCCCCGGCAACCAGGGGCAGTTCGGTACCCTGGACTTCGGCAGCCACTTCTCCCTCTCCAGCGTGATCAACCTGGCCAGCACGGTCGGCAACGGCTCCCTGCGGGTGAACTGCCTGACCGGCACTCCCTACCGGGTGCTGATGAGCGGCGGCGGCAGCAACAACGTCAACGCCCGGCGCATGACCGGCCCCGGCAGTGCCCAGGTGGCCTACAACCTCTACACCAGCTCCAGCTACCTCAGCGTCTGGGATAACAGCGTCGGTGTCACCGGCGTCGGCAACGGCAGCGACCAGCACCTGGCGGTGTACGGCCGGGTCCCGGCGCAGGCGACCCCGGCTCCGGGTGTCTACAGCGACACGGTCGTCGTCACGGTGAGCTGGTGA
- a CDS encoding spore coat U domain-containing protein, producing the protein MRGVALVALSALAVPVAADTGTDELTVQRRFQLQAVISSGCLLGSGASDASSFGSLSFGQFAALPTDVNRVTTPGGGSIVLQCTPGLDMSIALSAGANTGNVSAGRFLAKGAETLRYQLYKDAGYSSVWGDGNNGATAMSLSFPAGGSSQTYPVYARLFSAAVMPSAGVYTDTVTVTITY; encoded by the coding sequence ATGCGCGGCGTCGCGCTCGTCGCCCTGTCGGCCCTGGCCGTGCCCGTGGCGGCGGATACCGGCACCGACGAGCTGACGGTGCAGCGCCGCTTCCAGCTCCAGGCGGTGATCAGTTCGGGCTGCCTGCTCGGCAGTGGTGCCAGCGATGCCAGCAGCTTCGGTTCGCTGTCCTTCGGTCAGTTCGCCGCCTTGCCAACCGACGTCAACCGGGTGACCACCCCGGGTGGCGGTTCCATCGTCCTGCAATGCACGCCGGGGCTGGACATGAGCATCGCCCTCAGCGCCGGCGCCAACACCGGCAACGTCAGTGCCGGACGCTTCCTCGCCAAGGGCGCCGAGACCCTGCGCTACCAGCTCTACAAGGATGCCGGCTACAGCAGCGTCTGGGGCGACGGCAACAATGGCGCCACGGCCATGAGCCTGAGTTTTCCGGCGGGTGGCAGCAGTCAGACCTATCCGGTCTACGCGCGCCTGTTCAGCGCCGCCGTGATGCCGTCGGCGGGCGTCTACACCGATACGGTGACGGTGACCATCACCTACTAG